One Arachis hypogaea cultivar Tifrunner chromosome 18, arahy.Tifrunner.gnm2.J5K5, whole genome shotgun sequence genomic window, TTTGTCTAATGGGGTCTTCTCTTTTGCATCCTTGTCTATGGTTAGCTATGATTATTTTGGAATACAGCCATCACAACTCAATTCTGTCACCTATTTGAATATTATTGCATAGTCATTACCTTTTAACTAACTTTTTCTGCAATGAAGATATTCAAATGATCTGAATTTTCTCTAGCAATATATTTGTTCTACTATGTATATGCTAGACAGCATTTTCAGTGTATAGAATCCGACCTTAGTGGAATCAAGATAGTATGTTCATACCATTGTCAAATAATTGTAATGTTTGGAAATTTATACATGTCAGATTGGTTACTGTATTTTTATTGTATGGCAGTGCTAGGGGTCGCCTTCTTGTTCTTTGCCTTGATCATGTGCAAAATTCAGATAGTGGTTCAATGACATTATGTTCAAAAGCAAGATCATCATCTCTACGAACTTCACCATTTCAATTGTTACATATGCTCCTAAACAGTTATAAGGCAGCAGCCCCGATGATAATAGTTCCGATGGGATCAAACTAGATGAAAATGAAGTATGGCAGTTCCGGTTTGCTTATGGCAATACATGGCAGGGAATGGTACTTGCAATCTGTCCTTATCTTGATCGTTACTTCCTGGCATCAGCTGGCAATACTGTAATTCATGAATCTTGCCCCTTTTGTCCATTTATTCTGTCACTTGCACACTGCCACCCCATCCTTTCTCAAGATTTTCTTTTCATTCAGTTGTATTTATGTTCTTATATAATCTACTCATTAAGATATTTTCTTGAATGCAGTTTTATGTTTGTGATTTCCCAAATGACAATCCCCAAAGAGTGAGAAAGTTTGTGCAGGGAAGGACACGTTTCTTGGTAACATCATTGACTGTACATTTCACTAGAATCGCTGTTGGTGATTGTCGTGATGGTGTCATTTTCTATTCCTACCACGAGGTGAGTGGTACTGCGGTCTCTATTGTGgaacccccccccccctctctctttCCCCAACAACTCTTGCCttcttttttcttgaaaaaaaaggaaaaataaaagataaatggaAATAAGAACTCAATCTTTGAGGTTTACTTTTCATTGGATCTTCGTGGGATATTAAAGAGCATTTTCTGCATTAATATTGTTTTAGGTTTTCTGCTTTAGTTATGGATGCTTACACattatttttgtattcttttccTTCTAATCAAATTTCTTGTTCTATGAacatcatctctctctctctctccacgtTTTCTTTAGTAATAAAAGTTATCCTATGTTTGGTATAGTAGGATAAAAATCTGCTTATCTTGATATGTTTTGAGGAGGTTGGTAAAGTGATAAAGTAAGACTTTAATCACCCTTGTATTAAGATAGTAGGGCTCACAAATAATAAAAGTTACAAATTCAAAGGTGATTAAAACTCTACTTTTCCACTTTACCATACCTCCACATTTTAGATGATCTTTTTCCCCTTCGTGACCAGAACTGTTTGACTTTTTTGGTGAACTGTTTCActtataaattctaatttaggATACGAAAAGATTGGAGCAACTTTACTCTGACCCATTGCTGAGGTTAGTTGTTGATTGCATTCTTATGGATGCTGAAACGGCTGTCGGCTGTCGTTTCGGATCGTAAAGGAagcattgctattttatgttcaGATCATTTGGAAGGTTAGCCTTCTGTTAAACCAGCTTCTCCTTAATGATTTTCTAATCTAGGTTCAGGTTGAAAGAAAATTATCGATGTGAAAAAAAGTGATTAGTTGATTTTGAATTAGTGTGGGTTGGTCTCAAATTTATCTTTTCTTGGGTGtaggttttattttgtttttcagctCTCTTGAAGTTTCAACTGAACTCTTCTGCATGATTGATAAAAGTTTgtagcttttattttatttttatctgggTCAATCTTGATAAATTTCGTttaagtgaattttctagagaaCTTTCTGCTTTATTTGCAAATTGGTTTCTTGAAACTTAGCTTATTACTCTAAAGATTTTGTGCCTACTGcagaataataatatttgttttttagtatctattaattgaaaaaaagagTTTATATTTCTATGAATTTTTTTAGACTTTATATTTGATGGGCTGGTGTGGTTTGAGTAAGATATATGCAATTCACTTGAGTTTTGGTGGACTTTAACTAATTCTAAGAATTGATTTATAATATTGAATAAGATGTATAGCTtaaaatgaattttatgtttttttaaataGATAGTCACATGGGCTGGTAACATGAGGTCTATATATTCTCCTCCCGTTCTCCACTCTCGACTCCACTTCTCCTctcttgctctctttaatttgtcAAAGCTTTGGAAGAGATGGGTTAGGTATCTCTCTCGAATGGGCAGAGCCATTCTCTGATTGGTTATAGGAAGAGCTGTTGGTATGAAGAAGATATTGAAGACAACTTAAGATGGTGTTTTGCTCTTAATAGGTACATTTTTTTAACTACTTTTCTTCCAAATTCTTAATTAGGCAATCCAAATGTATCATATTTGCTGTTTACAGAAATATAAGACCAATGTCCACAACATGTATCATATTTTTTGACATCATGTTCTATCTTGGAACAAAAGATACTAATTTGGAACTATTAGACAGCTCATTAGTCAAATCCTTTGTAACTAAAGATTGTGCAATATCTTAAGATTTATACTTGGTTACTCTTTCTGTTACCAtgcataattattttttactctTATTCTTTTTTTGTGTATTTGTTTGCAGATAGCTGAAACAGGTTTTTTACGCACTATTTTCCTACAATGAGTCTTGTTGCATATAAAAATGATCGCAAAAGGTTGAGAttatattgtttttgttttctattaacGATTTCTTGTTATATATGTTGTAAAGATACTGAATTGAGTTGATTTAGACGTTTCTTTGGCACAAGAGAGCATTGGCGAAATGATAAAGAATCAAGAATTATGTTCCGCGCATACAAAGGACGGGTACATATTTagattaatatataatttgtgactttttttttaattaccatGTGATCAACAGGTAAATCATATAATactgaattaataaaatttgtgATAAATTAAATGTATGTGATAAGTCTCTTTTTGTATGTGTTGGTTCCAGATATAATAATTACTAAATATGGTGTCGAATTGAAACATGAAACTGTCCTAATTGATATCTGTGACAATTGTATCAAGCTTAAATTAAAGAATCGaggaaaaaaaatttggatacctTCGAATGAGATAAACaagttatttactttttaaagttcaaaagcatgGTCTAGATTGGTTTAATGTATGTCACAAGTGGCATATTTTTTGTGGCTCCCGTGGATAGGCGAAATAATCCAATCTATATGGATTTTTATGCATCTCActatattaaagatattattgGTATATCTTTGTTAAAAGTAATCCAAGAGAAGTTGGGGTTGAACTACTTTGATGGATTGGATGATGTTGCATATGGTATAGAAGATAATGGGATCTATGAGAATATGAAAATGttagtttacttttttttttattcttaattattgTTAGTTTTATACATCTTATATTTCAATTACTGtatttattaacatatttatataaaaatatatctataatttACTGTGTAATATAATGTTATTAGTTGCTTCTACTATTGTCTATTTGTTTTTTCATTGTTAtcatatttagtttttttatattttttatattttgactaAGTATGATGTGAAAGCTAATCGATTTATAAGTTTGTATAATTATTGTTTTGGTTACtgttgtgaaataaaagatatataatagagatgtataaatagaagactctagtattaaaataattagcccaataataatttatatatatataataatattatatgttgtaatgtgtatatatatacaaaaataaggaaaagtattaaaaataaagagagagagattttGTATTTGTATTATTGCTTGTGTGTAATTGTTAGAGGCTtaagcctctatttatacacGTACATTAGGTAACTTTTTCAACATCATATTAAATGAAGTCATTCTTGAGAAACTATATATCATGGAAAATGGTCATCCACGTAAGGTATGATAAAGTATTCTTAtaatcacaacactcccccttggatgaccatttaggattatgcctcgttaaaaccttactaaagaaaacccaatgggaaaaaaactttagtgaaggaaaaagagtacaaaatcctttgtgatggggactgcctcattaaaaaccttgtcaagaaaaacccaatgggaaaaaaacctgaccaaggaaaaaagagtacagtctccccctcttgccgacatcatttaatgtctcgaaatcggcgcatcccaatctcatgtaccaatctttcaaaggaggattttgggagtgactttgtgaataaatctgccagattgtcacttgaacggatctgttggacatcaattgtcccttgattttgaaggtcatgagtgaagaagaatttgggagaaatatgctttgttctatcacctttgatgtatccacccttaagttgagcaatgcatgctgtattatcttcaaacaggacagttggagctattttatgatcaatcagtccacatgatgatagaatatattgaatcagactcctcagccaaaaacactcgcgactagcttcatgaatcgccagtatttcagcatgattagaggatgttgcagcaatcgtctgtttcgtggacctccaagatatagctgtaccaccatatgtgaacaggtatcctgtttgagatctccctttatgtggatcagacaagtatccagcatctgcatagccaactaattgtgacttggatccatagggataaaacaaacccatatcaaccgtcccatgaagatatcgaaagatttgtttgattccactccaatgtcttctggttggagaggaactatatcttgctagtaaattgctagtaaattcacagcaaatgatatgtcaggtcgcgtattattagcaagatacattagcgctccaatggcactaagatatggtacttcaggaccaaggatatcttcattttcctctttaggacggaattgatcctttttcacatctaaagatcttacaatcattggggtacttaatggatgtgacttatccatgtaaaatcttttcaagatcttttctgtgtatgttgtttgatgaataaagatcccgtcTTTTATATGcttgatctgcaggccgagacaaaacttagtctttccaagatctttcatctcaaactcttcctttaaaatttttataattgttggaatctcttcaggagtcccaatgatatttaaatcatcaacgtacacagcaattataatgaatccagaagcagttttctttatgaaaacacacgggcatatatcatcattcttgaaaccgtttttggccagatactcagtaagacgattataccacattcgtccagattgctttagaccatataaagatctttgcaatttgactgagtataacccttgcgaatattcattggatggtttagatatctttagtccttcagggactttcatatagatatcacgatctaatgagccgtataaataggctgttaccacatccattaaatgcatatgcagtttatgatatgcagataggctgaccaaataacgcaaggtta contains:
- the LOC140181175 gene encoding uncharacterized protein, which translates into the protein MVLAICPYLDRYFLASAGNTFYVCDFPNDNPQRVRKFVQGRTRFLVTSLTVHFTRIAVGDCRDGVIFYSYHEDTKRLEQLYSDPLLRLVVDCILMDAETAVGCRFGS